From one Ahaetulla prasina isolate Xishuangbanna chromosome 18, ASM2864084v1, whole genome shotgun sequence genomic stretch:
- the PANK4 gene encoding 4'-phosphopantetheine phosphatase isoform X2, with translation MSKEAGRAASGVDASKMAERAGRGGGGRLDKSITLPPDEIFRNLENAKRFAIDIGGSLAKLAYYSTVQHKVARVQSFDQSCKDVEPESPYEITVQEEITARLHFIKFENTYIEACLDFIKDHLVNTETKVIKATGGGAYKFKELIEKKLGLQLDKEDVMTCLIKGCNFVLKNIPHEAFVYLKDADPEFRFQMNHPHIFPYLLVNIGSGVSIVKVETEDKFEWIGGSSIGGGTFWGLGALLTKTKKFDELLQLASKGQHTNVDMLVKDIYGGAYQTLGLSGNLIASSFGKSATADKDFSKEDMAKSLLHMISNDIGQLACLHAKLHNLNKIYFGGFFIRGHPVTMRTITYSINFFSKGEVQALFLRHEGYLGAIGAFLKGAEQDNPNLYSWGENYASSSGLLSTSPDVCPMQRERSGTFDMLEMDRLERMLVNLPLLEDPSTYVADTVDLTDDVLARQYWLSCFEESLDGVAKRAAASQPDSVDAAERADKFRHKYREKLQTLRQQPFAYGGLTVRSLLDTREHCLNEFNFPDPYSKIKQKENGIALRRYQEVIESLDSLGWEERQFALVKGLLAGNVFDWGAKAVSDVLETEAQFGFEEAKEKLQERPWLEDSYSEWVERLKITVELISS, from the exons GGGGATCATTGGCCAAGTTGGCTTACTACTCCACCGTGCAACATAAAGTGGCCAGAGTACAGTCCTTCGATCAATCATGCAAG GATGTCGAACCCGAATCTCCCTACGAAATCACCGTCCAGGAAGAGATCACGGCCCGCCTCCATTTCATTAAGTTTGAGAACACCTATATCGAAGCCTGCTTGGATTTCATCAAAGACCACCTGGTCAACACCGAAACGAAAGTGATCAAAGCCACGGGGGGTGGTGCGTACAAATTCAAAGAACTTATTGAGAAGAAGCTGGGATTACA ATTAGATAAAGAAGACGTGATGACCTGTCTGATTAAGGGGTGTAATTTTGTCCTCAAGAACATCCCCCACGAAGCCTTCGTCTACCTGAAAGATGCCGACCCCGAGTTCAGGTTTCAGATGAACCATCCCCACATTTTTCCTTACTTGCTGGTCAATATCGGCTCTGGAGTTTCGATCGTCAAG GTGGAAACGGAAGATAAATTTGAGTGGATTGGCGGAAGTTCCATCGGAGGCGGGACTTTCTGGGGCCTCGGAGCATTGCTTACGAAAACCAAG AAGTTTGATGAATTGCTGCAGCTTGCCTCGAAGGGCCAACACACCAACGTCGACATGTTGGTGAAGGACATCTACGGCGGGGCCTACCAAACCCTCGGGCTCAGCGGGAACCTGATAGCCAGCAGTTTTGGAAAATCTGCCACGGCCGATAAAG ATTTTTCCAAAGAAGACATGGCCAAGAGTTTACTGCACATGATCAGCAACGACATCGGGCAGCTGGCTTGCCTGCACGCCAAACTCCACAACCTAAACAAAATCTACTTTGGCGGCTTCTTCATCCGAGGTCACCCCGTCACGATGCGTACCATCACCTACAGTATTAACTTCTTCTCCAAG GGTGAAGTGCAGGCTTTGTTTCTGAGGCATGAAGGCTACCTGGGAGCCATAGGTGCTTTCTTAAAAGGAGCAGAGCAAGACA ATCCCAATTTATACAGCTGGGGGGAGAACTATGCTAGCAGTTCAGGCCTGCTGAGCACATCGCCCGACGTTTGCCCCATGCAGCGGGAACGAAGTGGCACC tTCGACATGTTGGAAATGGATCGTCTGGAGCGCATGCTGGTTAATCTGCCCTTGCTGGAGGATCCCTCCACGTACGTCGCCGACACCGTGGATCTGACCGACGACGTCCTGGCCCGTCAGTATTGGCTCTCGTGCTTTGAGGAGTCCTTGGACGGG GTCGCTAAACGGGCCGCAGCCAGCCAACCCGATTCGGTCGACGCAGCCGAGCGAGCCGACAAATTCCGACACAAATATAGGGAGAAGCTTCAAACACTCCGACAACAGCCATT cGCATATGGCGGCCTAACAGTTAGAAGTTTGCTGGATACAAGGGAGCATTGCTTGAACGAATTTAACTTCCCCGATCCCTATTCCAAG ataaAGCAGAAGGAGAATGGCATTGCACTCCGGCGTTACCAGGAGGTGATTGAGTCCCTGGACTCCCTGGGCTGGGAGGAGAGGCAGTTCGCTCTGGTGAAGGGTCTCCTGGCGGGAAACGTCTTCGACTGGGGAGCCAAAGCCGTCTCGGA cgtCCTCGAAACGGAGGCCCAGTTTGGATTTGAAGAAGCCAAGGAAAAATTACAAG AGCGTCCTTGGTTGGAGGATTCTTATAGCGAATGGGTGGAACGGCTCAAG ATAACAGTGGAATTGATATCATCTTAG